AAGATAAACCATATAAATATGTTGGCTGAACACAAGGTTATTCCAAAGGTCCAAAACGTTGATTTAGTTTAGGAAATGAGCGGAATTTGGAAAAAATTAATCCAAATGCTGTTCAAATTATCAAAGAAAAATTGAAATTGTTTTCAAATTTAGATGACAAAGATAAAGTCAAGGCTATTTTACTTGATTCTATTAAAAATTCCGCAATAATCGAAGGTTCGGTTTTTGTTGGTGGGGAATTAATTGAAAAACTTATTGAAAAGCACAATATTTTTGAGTCACTTCCTAAAAGTAGACATAAAAATATGAAAGAAATTTTTAACTACTTAATTTCAAAACGGATCACTGATCCTGGCAGCATTATTAATGCTTTTGATAAAAAGGATGACTACTCAAATCAAATAAATGCTTCCAAAAATAGCTTTTATAGACTCCTAGATCTTGTCTTTGAGTCACAAAATCAACTTTTAAATAGTGTCAACAAAATGGTAACAAGCGAACTTGGAAAAAGGGACAGTGAATTTTATTTTGACTCATCAACAATCTATTTTGAGACATTTGAAAGAAATGGATTAAGAATTCCTGGCTATTCTAAAGATGCTAAATTCAAAGAAGACCAAATTGTCATTGGCTTAGCGTGTGATAAAAATGGTATTCCTTTTCATATTAAAGTTTTTAAAGGAAATACCGGCGATTCTAGTACATTAATCCCTTTTGTATTAGATGTTGAATCCAAATATAATATCAAAAATATGACAATAATCGCTGATCGCGGCATGTCAACTGCTGCAAATATTCGATTTCTTGAATCAAGAAACTATAATTTTATTATTTCATATCGTGCAAAGGTAGGGACTCAAAAATTCAAAAATTATTTACTAGATCCAAGGGATTATGTTGATGTAAATGCGGATTTTAAGTATAAAAAAGAAGAATTTTATTCATCTTATAAAAATAAAAGATACACTGAAAATATTAGAAGAAGAATTATTACTTACAGTACAAAAAGAGCGATAAAAGACAGAAAAGCTCGTGAAGAGCAAATCGAAAGTTTTATTAAAAAACAAAATAAAGACGGTTTTATTGAAGTAAACAAATTGTTTGGTAAAAAACCTAAATATTTTAAGGAAATTTCAAACATGAAATTTGAATTAGATCAAAGTAAAATTGACAAAGACAAACAATTTGATGGCTACTATGTTTATGAAACAAATATACTGAATTTAAATGTCTTAGATATAGTTGAAAAATACCAAAAACAGTGGAATATTGAAGCTAATTTTAGAAGTCTAAAAGGTTTGTTGAATATTCGGCCCGTATTTTTAAGAATTGACGAGCACATTCTAGCTCATACACTTTTGTGTTTTATCTCACTAGTTATTTTAAAAACTATAATATTTAAAATCAACAAACATATTAGTGATAACAAGTTATTTGAAAACAATCAATTAACTGAGGTTGGTTTAGTAACGATGTTGCAAAAATTAAGGCAAAGGGTTGAATTTAACACTTTAGATCAGCAAATAACATTTAAAAATCGAGATGGTGTTCCTAGTGATCCGAATATTTGAAATAGGTATGATTTTTACTTTGATATCTTAATAAATCACTAATAAAATTGTTATTAACTTTTACCGAAAAACTTAAAAAAGTGCCTAAAACCAGATGCTTTTTTAAAATTACCTTATCAAACTGGGAAACTCGGGACAAATCATGTTTAAAAATCGCTATGGCGTTCCCTGTGAACCAAATATTTGAAATAGGTTATTAACTTTTGCCAAAAAAGTTAAACCCGAGTTTCCCAGTTTTAAGACAAAAATTCACTTTCCCGAGTTTCCCAGTTTTAAGACAAAAATTCACTTTTTAGTGAATATAAATATGAAGAAACACCCGTAAATCGGTGTTTTTTTAATGTAAAACCTTAATTTTATAAGTAGCATTTGGTAGCATTTTAAGTAATTTTATGGTATAATTATAAATTATGAAAAAACAAAAATTAACTAAGTTGGTTTAGTATCGATGTTGCAAAAATTAAGACAAAGGGTTGAATTTAACACTTTAGATCAGCAAATTATATTTAAAAAACACGATGGTGTCCCTAGCGATCCAAACATTTGAAATAGATATGATTTTTACTTTGATATCTTAATAAATCACTAATAAAATTGTAACCAACTTTTACCAAAAAACTTAAAAAAGTCCCTAAAACCGGATACTTTTTTAAAATTACCTTATGAAACTGGGAAACTCGGGAAAATTCACTTTTTAGTGAATATAAATATGAAGAAACACCCGTAAATCGGTGTTTTTTTAATGTAAAACCTTAATTTTATAAGTAGCATTTGGTAGCATTTTAAGTAATTTTATGGTATAATTATAAATTATGAAAAAACAAAAATTAACTAAGTTGGTTTAGTATCGATGTTGCAAAAATTAAGACAAAGGGTTGAATTTAACACTTTAGATCAGCAAATTATATTTAAAAAACACGATGGTGTCCCTAGCGATCCAAACATTTGAAATAGATATGATTTTTACTTTGATATCTTAATAAATCACTAATAAAATTGTAACCAACTTTTACCAAAAAACTTAAAAAAGTCCCTAAAACCGGATACTTTTTTAAAATTACCTTATGAAACTGGGAAACTCGGGATTAACTTTTGCCAAAAAAGTTAAAAAAGTGCCCAAAACTAAACCAGGACAGTTTTTTAAGATTATCTCATCAAACTAGGAAACTCGGAATAAAAAAATTTCCCCTAAACTTAAGGTGAAATTTTACTTTGTGATTTGAAGTTTTTAGACTTCCTTTTTAGCAAGATCATCAACTGAGCCGATGAAGGCGAATTCTGATGGGGAAATATCTAAAAATTCACCATCAATAATTCGAATTACTGAGTCAATTGTTTTTTCAAGTGGAACATAAACTCCAGGTTCTTTAGTAAAGGCAGCGGCCATAAAGAAATTCTGGGTGAAAAAGTTTTCAAGTTGAAGCGCTTTACGAACAATTATTTTACTTTCAGCATCAAGTTCATCGAATCCAAGAATCAAAATAACATCTTCTAAATCTTTGTATTTTTTCATAATTGACTTAGCGGCAATAATTGCATTAAAATGTCTTTCACCAATAACGTTTACCGAAACTGAGTTTGAGGTTGAAACTAAAGGATCGAAAGCTGGGAAAATATTTCTTGACATTTTATCACGCGAGAGCACAAATGAAGAATCAAGGTGAGTAAAGAGCGAAATAGCCGCTGGATCAGAAAGATCGTCCATTGGTAAGAAAACAGTTTGGAATGAAGTAATTGAACCATTTTCATTTTTATAAAGGCGATCTTCAATAAAAGAAACATCAGAGTCCATTGTTGCATGGTAACCGCCGATTGAGACATTTTTTTCAAGGGCACTTGAGACTTCATTAGTAGCTTGAATAAAACGGTAAATGTTGTCAATAAATAAAAGCACATCTTCTTTTTCGTAGTCTCGAGCATATTCAGCGGCTGTAACTCCCATTGGCACAATCATTGAACGTGCGCCAGGAGTTTCGTTCATTTGGGCAACAAACATTGTTGATTTAGACATTAAATTTGACTCTTGAAGTTCTAAAAATAGCTCAAGACCTTCACGGGAACGCTCACCTGAACCGACAAAAATTGACGAAACTTTTTGTCTTTGTTTTGAAACGTTAAAAATTATTTCCTTCATCAAAACAGTTTTACCAACTCCGGCACCACCAAAAATTCCAATTTTGTAACCTTCAAAAATAGGAACAAAAAAATCAAGTGCTTTAATTCCGGTTTCGAGTAATTTGTGACGAACATTAAAATTCTCTTTGGTAACATTAACTGTTGAATTAATCGGAATTGTTTTTGGTTTGTATTGGGCATTATTTTGTGACTGGGCTAAAATGTTAAAGACTTGATTTTTAGCAGTAGGACCAACTGGAACCTGTAAAAAAGTGAGTGTATTGACAACTTGGTGACCAACGGCAATTGGCTGAGATTTAGCAATAACAATTGCCCGAACTGTATTTGCATCTAAAATTTTTTTAATAACCAAAACTGTTGTGTTTTGGTGCATTGTTAGAGCTTGTTCAAGTTGAATTTTATCAAGATCAGTCTGAAATTTAATTTCAGCAACATTAGTTCAAATTTGGGAAACAAAGCCAATCATTTTTATCTACCTCCGATATTTTGGGCTTTTTGCATTATTGAATCAAGTAATGACTGCTCCATTTTTGGAAATGCAAGCGGAACTTCGAGTTGAGTATTTGTTGTTTTTTCCAAAAATTGGTTAACTACTGTTGCAAAATATGAACCAGCGAGCTGATCGTCAATAAATTCATTATTTGTGTATTTAGCAAAAATTTGTTTGGCAAACGGATCAGTTTCAATTAAGGCCTGAACAAAATTCACGACTTTAGTTGGATTAGCTACATCTTTTAAAAGACCTCAAGAAATTATTTTTATTCCCATTAAAACACTTGTTGGTGAATAATAAGAATAACCTTTTTGAACTAAAAACTGCTCAACTTGTGATCCTTTAAAAAGTAAATCTGAAGTTTCTTTATTAAGATCATAGTCTAATTTTGCCAATTTAATTTGCTTTTGGTAGTTATAATATAATGATGAAATTTCTTTGGAAATTGCGCGAATATTTTTAGCTTGAACTGATGAACCTGTCCGCGAAACACTAAGTCCAATATTTACTGCAGGAATTTTACCTTCGGCAAAAAGCGCTGAAGAAGTAATAATTTGACCGTCAGTAATTGAAATTACATTTGAAGAAACAAGCGCAGTAATATCATTGTCAACTGTTTGAAGAA
The DNA window shown above is from Mesomycoplasma ovipneumoniae and carries:
- a CDS encoding IS1634 family transposase, translating into MKKQNLFLFSVWGSSKDKPYKYVGWTQGYSKGPKRWFSLGNERNLEKINPNAVQIIKEKLKLFSNLDDKDKVKAILLDSIKNSAIIEGSVFVGGELIEKLIEKHNIFESLPKSRHKNMKEIFNYLISKRITDPGSIINAFDKKDDYSNQINASKNSFYRLLDLVFESQNQLLNSVNKMVTSELGKRDSEFYFDSSTIYFETFERNGLRIPGYSKDAKFKEDQIVIGLACDKNGIPFHIKVFKGNTGDSSTLIPFVLDVESKYNIKNMTIIADRGMSTAANIRFLESRNYNFIISYRAKVGTQKFKNYLLDPRDYVDVNADFKYKKEEFYSSYKNKRYTENIRRRIITYSTKRAIKDRKAREEQIESFIKKQNKDGFIEVNKLFGKKPKYFKEISNMKFELDQSKIDKDKQFDGYYVYETNILNLNVLDIVEKYQKQWNIEANFRSLKGLLNIRPVFLRIDEHILAHTLLCFISLVILKTIIFKINKHISDNKLFENNQLTEVGLVTMLQKLRQRVEFNTLDQQITFKNRDGVPSDPNIWNRYDFYFDILINH
- a CDS encoding MSC_0618 family F1-like ATPase beta subunit, encoding MIGFVSQIWTNVAEIKFQTDLDKIQLEQALTMHQNTTVLVIKKILDANTVRAIVIAKSQPIAVGHQVVNTLTFLQVPVGPTAKNQVFNILAQSQNNAQYKPKTIPINSTVNVTKENFNVRHKLLETGIKALDFFVPIFEGYKIGIFGGAGVGKTVLMKEIIFNVSKQRQKVSSIFVGSGERSREGLELFLELQESNLMSKSTMFVAQMNETPGARSMIVPMGVTAAEYARDYEKEDVLLFIDNIYRFIQATNEVSSALEKNVSIGGYHATMDSDVSFIEDRLYKNENGSITSFQTVFLPMDDLSDPAAISLFTHLDSSFVLSRDKMSRNIFPAFDPLVSTSNSVSVNVIGERHFNAIIAAKSIMKKYKDLEDVILILGFDELDAESKIIVRKALQLENFFTQNFFMAAAFTKEPGVYVPLEKTIDSVIRIIDGEFLDISPSEFAFIGSVDDLAKKEV